The bacterium sequence TCTGGATATTTTCCATTTCTAATGCTCTGGCTAATTGGTCACGATTTAAACCAAATAATTCCTCATTGATTAAAATAGCAAAATCTTTAAATGTGCACAGACAATCTTTATTTATTTCCTGAAATTCAATTCCTGGAATTTCGGATAACTTTGTTTTATAATCCTGGGCTAATTTATTTCTAATATTTATTAAATCTTCTATCCTAACTAAGTTTTTTAACCCTAATATGGCAGAAAATTCAAGCATTCTGGCATTTAGGCCAATTAATTCACAATCATAATCCGAGTCAATGCCGTAATTCCTCATTAATCGTAATTTTTGTGCCAGGTCTTTATTATTTGTCGTGATTAACCCTCCTTCGCCAGTAGTCAATGTTTTAGTTGGGGTTAAACTAAATATCTCTGCATCTCCAAAACCACCAATTAATTTAGATTTATATTTAGCTCCAAATCCGTGAGCAGAATCAAATATTAGACTTAATCTATAATCTTTGGCTAAATTATCCAATTCATCTATCTGAGGGGGATTGCCAAATATGGATACGGCTAATATTGCACAGGTATTTCCAGTGATTGCTTCCTCTACCTTAACCGGGTCAAGCGTAAATGATCTGGGGTCGCAATCAACATATCGCGGTTCAAGATTATTCCATTTTAATGAAAGGCAGGTGGCAGTAAAGGTAAAACTGGGGACAAGCACTTCACCGATTAATCCTAATGCCTTTTCAACTAAGATTAATCCAGAGGTCGCATTTGATACAGCAATGACATTTTCTACACCTAAATATTGAGCACATCGTTGTTCAAATTCGGCAACATATCTGCCATTAGTGATAATTCCTGAATCAAATGTTTCTTGTAATTCAGATTTTATCTCCTCTAATTTTGGCAGACCTGGTCGAGTAATTGGGAATAGTTTCTGAAATGCTGGGTTACCACCTAAAATAGCGGGTTTATAATTCATTACTCCTCCTTATTATTCTGCCCGGGATACCTACAACCGTCACATTATCAGGCACATCTCTAATTATGACTGCGCCCGCACCAATGATGGAATTCTCACCAATAGTCAAGTCATCAATCACTGTTGCTCCAATGCCAACGAAGGCATTTTTTTTAACCTTTACGCCACCAGCTAAATGCACCCCTGGGGCAATATGAACACCATCTTCGATAATACAATCATGCTCAACAATTGCCCCGGTATTGATAATAGCATTATTGCCAATTTTTACATCAGGATTGATGGAGACATTAGGCGAGATGACGATGCCTTCACCTAAAATAGCACATCTTGAGATAACTGCGGAGGGATGAATCGCATTGATAAGTAAATAACCTATTTTTTTTGCCGCATCAGATAGTTCTACCCTTCTTTTATTATCTCCAAAGGCAACAATACAACCATCTGCCTTATTTTTATACAATTCTGGTAAAAGAGATAATCCTCCTAAAATCTTAATTCCTTTAACTTCTGTTTCCCAGATTTGAGGATTATTACAAACATCAATAAAACCTATGATTTGAATATCTTTATTATACTGGAGAATATTTAATACCACCCGTCCTTGTTCCCCAGCACCTAAAATTATAGCACGCATAAATCACCCATTTATGAAAGCTTTTTTATCCCGAATTCCGGTGGTGTCTTAATCTAGCATAAAGGTTAAAATAGTGTATAGGATCCTGCAAAATAGGATTTGAGAGAGACAATAAATAAATATCAAATATCAAATATTAAATATCAAACATAAATATCAAAATGCAAAATTACAAATCAAATTTCAAAGAGGAAGTAGCAGGGTTTCTCAAAGAGTTGGAGGAATTTGGTAATATCTTTGCTTCAAGTATTTTAACGCTGAAAGGAAAGAGATAATTTTACATTTTGATATGTAATTTTTATATTTGCTTTTTGCATTTTGCTCTTTGGAGGAAATCCCTTTTGGACACCAAATCTGCATAGATTTCACTATTAGAGTTATTTTCAGACACCACCCGAATTCCGACCCCCAAATACTTCTATATCCACTATAATTTTCTTGTCTTTCTAATCTGCGAAATCTGCGGATATTATTTATAAAACAAGACCCCACTATTTATATTTTTATAGCAGGGTCTTATTTTTTTCATATTTTAAGTTTTTTTCTTCTTATCAACGATAATTTTCATTGTTATTTCATTGCACTTTCCATCTTTTCGATATGTCCACTTGAGACTGCACCTTCAAATAACTTTTTAATTTGAGGTCCTAAGGCGATAAAAATAGCCACCACAATCACCGCAATCAAACCTATAATTAACCCATATTCCACCATTCCCTGACCTCTTTCTTTTCCTCCAAACCATTTTTTCAACAGGCTTTTCATCTCTTTCCCCACCTCCTTTAGATTTGGTAATTGGTTAAATAGATACTACTTACCAATTCCTTGAATTTACTATATCATACTTTTAATTAATTGTCAAGTTAATTTTTTAGATATTCTAAAATTAACTCCTGCCAATTTGGGGTGATAATCTCAAATTCTATCATTAAATAAATAATAGGAAGGTCATCTGGAATTAAATCTTGTAATCTGACCATATCCTTTTCAGTTGTAACAATAAAACTTACTCCTTGTAAATAATCTATTAATTTATTAATATCATTTTTTGTATAAACATAATGGTCAGGGAATTTCAGGTGTATAAATTTTTTTGTGGTGAGTTTTTTTAGAATAGTTTCAAAAGAATCAGGGTCAGCAATACTTGATAAAGCCAAAATATCTAAATCTTTAATGAATTCTAATGGGTATTCCTTTTTTGAATCAAACTCAATAAATTTTATTGGTTTATGAATACTTTCTAATATTGGTGCTTTTAGATTAATCCTTTTTAAGTTCTGAATAATCTCGTTTCTATTTAAAGATTGGTCTATTTTTGTAATAATAAAGATATCTGCCCTTTTTAAATTTTTAATTGGCTCTCTCATAATTCCCATTGGGAAAAGGGCATTATTACCAAAGGGATTTTTGCCGTCTATTAAAACTATGTCCAGATTCCGTCTAAGTCGCCAGTACTGAAACCCGTCGTCAAGGATGATTATCTCTGCTTTAAATCTGTCCCTGGCGTAGGTGGCAGACTTAATCCTATTCTTTCCAATTATAACCGGGATATGTGGTAATTTTTTTGCTAAAAGATATGGTTCGTCTCCTGCTTCTGATGGTGTAAGAAATATTTGCTTCCCATCTGAAACAACAGCCATTTTATGTTCGTAGGAACTTTTATATCCTCTACTTAAAATAACAACCTTCTTATCTTGAAATAAGTTGGCTATTTGAATCACCGCCGGTGTTTTTCCCGTGCCACCTAAGGTAATATTCCCAATACTTACAACTTTTGCCCGACCGTGATGTTGGTTCATTATTCCTGTTTTATATAACAATAGTTTTATTTCTATAACGATATAGTAAAAAAAAGACAAAATATCCAGAACAAATAGGATTAGTTTATTACCTCTTTCTTTTCCAAAGATAATTTCTTGAATATAATTAACCATTTTTTAACCTTTTCTTTTATATGGGAAAATGGTCAGCCGTGCCCCAAAGTAGCCGATTACAGAAAATCCATCTTTTGTTTTTATAAAACCTAAATCAAATCCTATAAATCGCTCAATAGAGGTGTTTATGACTAAAGTAGAACCAGAATCAAGTGGGCTAAAACCTTCGATATTAATCCGACGGTTAAAAAGTTTTGTTTCAAAGCCAAATATAAGTGTTTTATTAGAGGTTACAGCCATATACTTTGATAACGGATTTACCAATTTCCCGATTTCACCAGACATCACACCTAAATGATATTTTTTGTTTTTGAATTCTTTACTAAAGATAAGATATGGGAATCCAAATCTATCTGACTTACCTGAGAATTCACCACCCATTTGAGCCGGAGTAGATGCCGCCCCCTGAAGGACTAAAAACCACTCATATCCACATCCAACATTGGGGATTTGTGTTTTCTCTTTCAGCAAAGAGAATTTAAAATCAGCGGATAAAAATAAAAATTTAATTGGTTCAAAAAGTCCACTATCTTTTTTCCTTCCTTCATCATACTTATATTTATACCATAATTCCCCAATATAATAAGCAATTAAAAAATCTGTATTAAATCCTAATTTATCATCCCTTCTATAAGCCGTGGGGATGAGCATCAATCCTGTATCTAAAAGAGTATCTGTGCCAGGTTCAGCCGTTACCGTTCCAATAGTCAAAGTGCCGGATAAAGGTGCAGTTGTTTGAGTTCCTGCAGACAAAGTTATTGTTGCTGGTATAATTTCCTGGGTTGAACTACCTACTGGCGTCCGTGTGCCACTATCAAGACCTGTTGTTCCCACAACTTCTATGGTTGTTACAGTCCCTTTGAGTTCTTGAGATTCTAATGTGGTGGTTGTTGTTACATCTGGAGATGAGGTAGTTTCAGGCTCGCTGGGAAGATTTACATCTTCTTCTTGTATGGTTGGTGTGCCCGTCTGAATTGTCTCCGTCCCTGTCAACACACTAATTTCCTCTTCTTCTTCTTTCAATGGCATCTTCTCATCTAATTCTTGACAAAAAGATACCCCTGCCATTGAAATAAAAAGGCATAAACATAAAATTTTATGAAACATATTATATATTTTACACCTTAATCATCACTTTGTCAACAAACTTTTGCACAAAAGTAACTATTCACCGCAGAGACACGGAGACACAGAGAAAAAATTAAAATCTATTGGCTATACGCTTAATTCCATCTCTTAGAACAGAAACATTAAAATTGATCAATAAACCTATCCTTTTATTCATCATTTTTAGATAGGTTAAAAGTTGAGCTTCGTGAATCGGAAGTAGTTGCTCGACTGCTTTTAATTCTACGATAACTTTTTCTTCAACTAAAAGATCTATCCGGTATCCACAATCTAATTTAAATCCTTTATATATTACAGGTAATTCAACTTGTCTTTTGAAAGCTAACCCCACCATAGATAGTTCATAACATAAACACTCTTCATATGCAGATTCTAATAGACCTGGACCTAATGTCTTATGTATTTCAATTGCTGCACCAATAATTTTTTCTGTTATCTGATTTATTTCCATGTTTTCTCTGTTCCTCTGCGTCTCTGCGGTGAATAGTTACCAATAAGTATTCAAAAATATTGACAATATTAAAATTTTGTGGTATAATACAGGTCAAGATGAATAATATTTTGGTTATGGAAGATAAATGTATCAGTTGTGAAGAATGTATCAAGGTGTGTCCTTTTGGTATAATTGCGTTAGCGGCGGATAAAGCGACAATAGGAGCGGGGTGCAATTTATGTGGAATATGTGTTGATGCCTGTCCTACAGGGGCTATTGTGATGACAGGGAAGGTTGAGGTAAAAAGCACGAATGATTATAAAGGTGTGTGGATATTTGCAGAACAACATTTTAACAATTTAGCCACGGTATCATTAGAACTCCTTGGAGTAGGAAGGAAATTAGCCGATAATTTACAGGTAGAGCTGAGTGCTGTGTTTTTAGGAAGTAGAATCGAAGAATTTTGTCCTCAATTAATTGCCTCAGGAGCAGATAAGGTTTATTTATTGGATTCGGAGATTCTGGCAAATTATTGTGAAGATACATATACAAAGGCAATAGTTGATTTAATTTTAGAGTATAAACCAGAGATTTTTTTGTTGGGCGCAACTAATAGTGGACGGGCTTTGGCGCCAGGAATAGCGGCAAGATTAAAAACAGGACTAACCGCTGATTGCACTGA is a genomic window containing:
- a CDS encoding DegT/DnrJ/EryC1/StrS family aminotransferase, with product MNYKPAILGGNPAFQKLFPITRPGLPKLEEIKSELQETFDSGIITNGRYVAEFEQRCAQYLGVENVIAVSNATSGLILVEKALGLIGEVLVPSFTFTATCLSLKWNNLEPRYVDCDPRSFTLDPVKVEEAITGNTCAILAVSIFGNPPQIDELDNLAKDYRLSLIFDSAHGFGAKYKSKLIGGFGDAEIFSLTPTKTLTTGEGGLITTNNKDLAQKLRLMRNYGIDSDYDCELIGLNARMLEFSAILGLKNLVRIEDLINIRNKLAQDYKTKLSEIPGIEFQEINKDCLCTFKDFAILINEELFGLNRDQLARALEMENIQTRKYFYPPVHIQKAYRHFYPKYKEDLDNTLKISNNILCLPIYDELQPEELNKICEVICQIYQHRDELNQVTIQPLIDTD
- a CDS encoding acetyltransferase; its protein translation is MRAIILGAGEQGRVVLNILQYNKDIQIIGFIDVCNNPQIWETEVKGIKILGGLSLLPELYKNKADGCIVAFGDNKRRVELSDAAKKIGYLLINAIHPSAVISRCAILGEGIVISPNVSINPDVKIGNNAIINTGAIVEHDCIIEDGVHIAPGVHLAGGVKVKKNAFVGIGATVIDDLTIGENSIIGAGAVIIRDVPDNVTVVGIPGRIIRRSNEL
- the lpxK gene encoding tetraacyldisaccharide 4'-kinase gives rise to the protein MVNYIQEIIFGKERGNKLILFVLDILSFFYYIVIEIKLLLYKTGIMNQHHGRAKVVSIGNITLGGTGKTPAVIQIANLFQDKKVVILSRGYKSSYEHKMAVVSDGKQIFLTPSEAGDEPYLLAKKLPHIPVIIGKNRIKSATYARDRFKAEIIILDDGFQYWRLRRNLDIVLIDGKNPFGNNALFPMGIMREPIKNLKRADIFIITKIDQSLNRNEIIQNLKRINLKAPILESIHKPIKFIEFDSKKEYPLEFIKDLDILALSSIADPDSFETILKKLTTKKFIHLKFPDHYVYTKNDINKLIDYLQGVSFIVTTEKDMVRLQDLIPDDLPIIYLMIEFEIITPNWQELILEYLKN
- a CDS encoding GxxExxY protein, encoding MEINQITEKIIGAAIEIHKTLGPGLLESAYEECLCYELSMVGLAFKRQVELPVIYKGFKLDCGYRIDLLVEEKVIVELKAVEQLLPIHEAQLLTYLKMMNKRIGLLINFNVSVLRDGIKRIANRF